One region of Solanum pennellii chromosome 6, SPENNV200 genomic DNA includes:
- the LOC107021092 gene encoding 60S ribosomal protein L34, whose product MVQRLTYRKRHSYATKSNQHRVVKTPGGKLIYQTTKKRANGPKCPVTGKRIQGIPHLRPAEYKRSRLSRNRRTVNRAYGGVLSGGAVRERIVRAFLVEEQKIVKKVLKIQKAKEKLAAKS is encoded by the exons ATGGTGCAGAGACTCACTTACCGTAAGCGCCACAGCTATGCCACCAAATCCAACCAGCACCGCGTCGTCAAAACTCCTG GTGGGAAGTTGATTTATCAGACTACCAAGAAGAGGGCTAATGGTCCCAAGTGCCCTGTCACTGGAAAGAGGATTCAGGGG ATTCCTCACCTGAGACCAGCTGAGTACAAGAGGTCCAGGTTGTCTAGGAACAGGAGGACTGTGAACCGTGCCTATGGTGGAGTATTGTCTGGAGGAGCAGTGAGGGAGAG GATTGTCCGTGCTTTCTTGGTGGAAGAGCAAAAAATTGTTAAGAAGGTTTTGAAGATCCAAAAAGCCAAAGAAAAGTTGGCAGCTAAGAGTTAA